In a single window of the Tellurirhabdus bombi genome:
- a CDS encoding AraC family transcriptional regulator translates to MKSALRKDLEPVSGSFVIKELTEPYFDPNWHFHPHYQLFLVEQGTGTRFIGDSIQSFDEGDMVFLGPNLPHLWRSDQRYYEREANLMTKGIVIYFSEGFLGDAFFDRPEMVFLRQLLTYSRRGLEWLGETRTQIEKAMKEMLDQAVTFDRVLSLLTLLNQLSHSTEYRFITSEGYSNTVKPSETKRMQVIHNYILDNYQQVIQLETLADLIGMSPSAFCRYFKTHTNKTFSEFISEVRVGQACKLLIDGNLNVTEVSYECGFRTLSNFNRQFKDVTGQTPSQYKKSYLELL, encoded by the coding sequence ATGAAGAGTGCATTAAGGAAAGATTTGGAGCCTGTAAGCGGCTCTTTTGTGATTAAAGAATTGACCGAACCTTACTTTGATCCTAACTGGCATTTTCACCCGCATTACCAACTCTTTTTAGTCGAGCAGGGGACCGGCACTCGTTTTATTGGTGATTCGATCCAGTCGTTTGATGAAGGAGACATGGTATTTCTGGGCCCTAACCTGCCCCATCTTTGGCGGAGTGACCAGCGTTACTACGAGCGGGAGGCGAATTTGATGACCAAAGGGATTGTGATTTACTTTTCGGAAGGGTTTTTAGGGGATGCCTTTTTTGACCGGCCCGAGATGGTTTTTCTGCGTCAATTGCTTACGTATTCGCGGCGGGGGCTGGAATGGCTTGGCGAAACGCGAACCCAGATCGAAAAAGCAATGAAAGAAATGCTCGATCAGGCCGTTACGTTCGACCGTGTGTTGTCGCTTTTGACCTTGCTGAATCAGTTGTCGCACTCCACCGAGTATCGATTCATTACCAGCGAAGGCTACAGCAACACCGTTAAGCCGTCGGAAACGAAGCGGATGCAGGTTATCCACAATTATATATTGGATAATTATCAGCAGGTGATCCAGCTAGAAACCCTGGCCGACCTGATTGGCATGAGTCCGTCAGCTTTTTGCCGCTACTTCAAAACGCATACCAACAAGACTTTTTCCGAGTTTATATCGGAAGTGCGAGTAGGGCAGGCCTGTAAGCTGCTGATCGACGGAAATTTGAACGTTACGGAGGTAAGTTATGAATGTGGCTTTCGAACGCTATCCAATTTTAACCGGCAGTTTAAGGACGTAACGGGACAAACACCCTCCCAGTATAAAAAATCGTACCTAGAGCTTTTGTAA
- a CDS encoding sigma-54-dependent transcriptional regulator, whose amino-acid sequence MPKILIIDDDVDVLSAAKLLLKRHFGPVDIEKNPERIPFLVTNGAYDVILLDMNFQRDVSSGREGFLWLDRILDIDPQAAVILITAYGDVGMAVRAIKVGAADFVLKPWENDKLLATIEAALSAKGKGKGSEAGDSKNGRDKTTAAMPNSLLIGSSPAMRQVFDTIERVAETDANVLILGENGTGKDLVARAVHQRSHRRDKPYVSVDLGALSETLFESEIFGHVKGAFTDAREDRGGRFEEAQGGTIFLDEIGNITLPQQARLLTVLQQRQVTRLGSNKPKPIDVRLICATNAPIYERVADRSFRQDLLYRINTIEIQLPPLRERLDDIAVLAEHFLKQYRKQYNRKVTSISPALIRQLQQYRWPGNVRELQHAIERAVILAQGNILEPSDFYFGSAPAFGGIPNTQEMPHQHALQLDDMEKKMIQQAMQKHHGNITEIARELGLSRQALYRRLEKYGM is encoded by the coding sequence ATGCCCAAGATACTGATTATTGACGACGACGTTGACGTCCTGAGTGCAGCTAAATTGCTGCTAAAACGCCATTTCGGGCCGGTTGACATTGAGAAAAACCCCGAGCGTATTCCTTTTCTGGTAACCAACGGAGCCTACGATGTTATTTTGCTGGACATGAACTTCCAGCGCGATGTCAGCAGTGGCCGCGAAGGCTTCCTGTGGCTCGACCGCATTCTGGATATTGATCCGCAAGCGGCGGTCATTCTCATCACGGCCTATGGCGATGTGGGCATGGCGGTTCGCGCCATTAAAGTTGGGGCGGCTGATTTTGTGCTTAAACCCTGGGAAAATGACAAGCTACTGGCAACCATCGAAGCGGCGTTGTCGGCCAAGGGGAAAGGCAAAGGAAGTGAAGCCGGCGATAGCAAAAACGGACGCGATAAAACGACGGCAGCGATGCCTAATTCCCTGTTAATCGGCAGTTCGCCCGCCATGCGGCAGGTTTTTGACACCATCGAACGCGTGGCCGAAACCGACGCCAACGTCCTGATTCTGGGCGAAAACGGAACGGGAAAAGACCTGGTAGCCCGGGCCGTGCACCAGCGTTCGCACCGCCGCGACAAGCCCTACGTCAGCGTCGATTTGGGTGCCCTGAGCGAAACGCTGTTCGAGAGCGAAATTTTCGGTCACGTCAAAGGAGCGTTTACCGATGCCCGCGAAGACCGCGGCGGACGGTTTGAAGAAGCCCAGGGAGGCACCATCTTTCTGGACGAAATCGGCAATATCACGCTTCCCCAACAGGCCCGGCTGCTCACCGTTTTGCAACAGCGGCAGGTGACGCGCCTCGGTTCCAACAAACCCAAACCCATTGACGTGCGGTTGATCTGCGCGACGAACGCGCCCATTTACGAACGCGTCGCCGACCGCTCCTTCCGGCAGGATTTATTGTACCGCATCAATACCATTGAGATTCAGCTTCCGCCCCTGCGCGAACGACTCGATGATATTGCCGTTCTGGCCGAGCATTTTTTAAAACAATACCGCAAGCAATACAACCGGAAAGTTACTTCGATCAGCCCCGCCTTGATTCGTCAGTTGCAGCAGTACCGCTGGCCGGGTAATGTCCGGGAATTGCAACACGCTATTGAACGGGCCGTTATTCTGGCACAGGGCAACATTCTGGAACCCAGTGATTTTTACTTTGGATCAGCACCGGCTTTTGGTGGTATTCCCAATACGCAGGAAATGCCGCACCAGCACGCGTTGCAACTGGATGATATGGAGAAAAAGATGATTCAACAGGCCATGCAGAAGCACCACGGTAACATCACGGAGATTGCCCGGGAACTGGGGCTATCGCGTCAGGCACTCTACCGGCGACTGGAAAAATACGGCATGTAA
- a CDS encoding ABC transporter ATP-binding protein produces MIKTVNLQKIFATEEVETTALHGINMEVKDGEFVAIMGPSGCGKSTLLNILGLLDNPSEGEYNFHGTEVSRMSERQRAQLRKGSIGFVFQSFNLIDELTVYENVELPLLYLKVGADERKKRVEETLERMNIMHRRNHFPQQLSGGQQQRTAIARAVVAKPKLILADEPTGNLDSANGEEVMKLLTQLNEEGTSIIMVTHSPYDSGFAHRIINLFDGKVVTENFHV; encoded by the coding sequence ATGATTAAGACCGTCAACTTACAAAAGATTTTTGCTACCGAGGAGGTAGAAACTACCGCGCTGCACGGCATCAACATGGAAGTCAAAGATGGCGAGTTTGTCGCCATCATGGGACCGTCCGGTTGCGGAAAATCAACGCTGCTGAACATTCTCGGTCTGCTCGATAATCCTTCTGAAGGCGAGTATAACTTCCACGGCACGGAAGTGTCGCGGATGTCGGAGCGGCAACGGGCGCAGCTTCGGAAAGGCTCGATTGGCTTTGTTTTCCAGAGCTTTAACCTCATCGACGAACTGACGGTATACGAAAACGTTGAATTGCCCCTGCTGTACCTCAAAGTAGGTGCCGACGAGCGGAAAAAGCGCGTGGAAGAAACCCTGGAGCGCATGAACATCATGCACCGCCGCAACCACTTCCCGCAGCAGCTATCGGGTGGACAGCAACAGCGGACTGCCATTGCCCGCGCCGTGGTGGCCAAGCCAAAACTGATTCTGGCCGATGAACCGACCGGTAACCTTGATTCGGCGAACGGCGAAGAAGTAATGAAGCTCCTGACTCAGTTAAATGAGGAAGGAACGAGCATCATCATGGTAACGCACTCCCCTTATGATTCGGGTTTTGCCCATCGCATCATTAACTTGTTCGATGGCAAGGTGGTGACGGAAAACTTTCACGTATAA
- a CDS encoding sensor histidine kinase has translation MKHFSVGIFWRLLLLSIGVGLMIYCRLQSYSSLLLLTLFVVNCFLFFFLYRYVTSLNRKLTRFLESVRYSDFAVAFKADNKLGESFSELNQQFNEVLEAFRQARADKEANLHYLNTIVQHVGVGLISFDATGNVELVNQAALRLLGTYRLRQLSELNTLHPGLVEVMQTAKPGTPVVYHTQLEQELSVRRSTVSLRGRPVTVASIQNIRTELQQKELDAWQNLTKVLRHEIMNSITPIVSLVGTMQQIVNLELTDAPEESVTDLKEALTTIEHRGRGIMRFVEAYRSFTSIPQPRLAEVSVEQLLTHIVHLIQYDLQHRRILLLAPTAASHLKIFADAGQIEMVLINLVKNAAESLEGHEHPVIRLEAQSGEGRIIVRVADNGPGIEPEAMERIFIPFFTTKKTGSGIGLSLSRQIMQLHGGALKVSSTPGQGSTFSLIF, from the coding sequence ATGAAGCATTTCAGCGTTGGCATTTTCTGGCGGCTTTTGTTACTTTCGATTGGTGTCGGTCTGATGATTTATTGTCGGCTTCAGTCGTACAGTTCATTACTCCTGCTTACGTTATTCGTTGTCAACTGTTTCTTATTTTTCTTTCTCTACCGCTACGTCACCAGCCTGAATCGCAAGCTCACACGCTTTCTGGAATCGGTACGGTATTCGGATTTCGCCGTGGCTTTCAAGGCCGACAACAAACTGGGAGAAAGCTTTTCGGAACTCAACCAGCAGTTTAACGAAGTATTGGAAGCCTTTCGGCAGGCCCGGGCGGATAAGGAAGCAAACCTGCATTACCTCAACACCATTGTTCAGCACGTTGGAGTCGGGCTGATTTCGTTTGATGCCACTGGTAATGTGGAGTTGGTGAACCAGGCTGCGCTTCGGCTTTTGGGTACATACCGGCTTCGACAGTTATCCGAATTGAATACGCTCCATCCGGGTCTGGTTGAGGTGATGCAAACGGCCAAGCCCGGCACTCCGGTTGTCTACCATACGCAGTTGGAGCAGGAATTGTCCGTGCGCCGCTCTACGGTGAGTTTGCGCGGACGTCCGGTGACGGTTGCTTCGATTCAGAACATTCGGACGGAGCTTCAGCAAAAAGAACTGGATGCCTGGCAGAACCTGACGAAGGTACTGCGGCACGAAATCATGAATTCGATTACGCCGATTGTGTCGCTGGTAGGCACCATGCAACAAATTGTTAATCTGGAACTTACTGATGCTCCGGAAGAATCTGTTACCGACCTGAAAGAAGCCTTAACGACCATTGAGCACCGGGGCCGGGGCATCATGCGCTTTGTGGAGGCTTACCGGAGTTTTACTTCTATTCCGCAACCCCGCCTGGCTGAGGTATCGGTTGAGCAGTTACTCACGCACATTGTGCACTTGATTCAGTATGATTTACAGCACCGCCGAATCTTGTTGCTGGCTCCCACAGCGGCCTCGCACCTCAAGATTTTTGCGGACGCCGGACAAATTGAAATGGTGCTGATCAACCTCGTTAAAAATGCCGCAGAAAGCCTGGAAGGCCACGAACACCCGGTGATTCGTTTGGAGGCACAATCGGGCGAAGGTCGGATTATTGTGCGGGTAGCGGACAATGGACCGGGCATTGAGCCGGAGGCGATGGAACGGATCTTCATTCCATTTTTCACCACGAAAAAGACAGGATCAGGTATTGGTTTGAGCTTATCGCGTCAGATTATGCAGCTCCACGGCGGCGCTCTAAAGGTCTCTTCCACGCCGGGACAGGGCAGCACATTTTCTCTTATATTTTAA
- a CDS encoding efflux RND transporter periplasmic adaptor subunit: MDRVIPKKFWTNQRLALAAGGVLVISMLVYNFMLADHRSKLNVEKDKITISNVSTGAFEEFIVVTGVVQPLKTIRLDAIAGGYVTEKLVEGGGMVKAGDVLLRLENQNLRLSFLQSETEANRLVNDLQNTRQRLRVERYSQRKALSDLDFQLDQAKDTWQRQEKLFKEKVIPEQDYLKAKRDYEKLVEQRKIEAESQKYQEENSQIQIRQLEQTLAQTQKNVALWQQTLNNLVVKAPVSGQLSTVDVEVGSNISQGQNIGQIDDLDGFKMRVGIDEHYISRIFAGLGGSFEFNGKNHKLQITRVYPEVKNGRFEVDMIFSDGTPTGIKRGQSSPIRLELGKAAQATLLPVGGFFSDTGGNWVYVIEPSGKRAAKRSITLGRKNPEFFEVLEGLKPGDQVITSSYENFGDNEVLEF, from the coding sequence ATGGATCGCGTCATACCTAAAAAATTCTGGACAAATCAACGCTTAGCACTGGCCGCAGGCGGCGTATTAGTGATTTCGATGCTGGTGTACAACTTCATGTTAGCTGATCACCGCTCCAAACTGAATGTCGAAAAAGATAAAATTACCATATCCAACGTATCAACCGGCGCCTTTGAAGAATTTATTGTTGTCACCGGGGTTGTGCAACCGCTAAAAACCATTCGCCTGGATGCCATTGCGGGTGGTTACGTAACGGAAAAGTTGGTAGAAGGGGGCGGCATGGTGAAAGCCGGTGATGTGTTGCTTCGTCTGGAAAATCAGAACCTGCGTCTGAGCTTCCTGCAATCGGAAACCGAAGCCAACCGACTCGTCAACGACTTACAGAATACCCGCCAGCGTCTGCGCGTTGAGCGTTACTCGCAACGCAAAGCATTGTCGGATCTGGATTTCCAACTCGATCAGGCTAAAGATACCTGGCAACGGCAGGAGAAACTGTTCAAGGAAAAAGTAATTCCGGAGCAGGATTACCTGAAAGCCAAACGTGACTACGAGAAACTGGTCGAGCAGCGCAAAATTGAAGCGGAATCGCAGAAATACCAGGAAGAAAATTCTCAGATTCAGATTCGTCAGCTCGAGCAAACGCTGGCTCAGACGCAGAAAAACGTAGCGCTCTGGCAGCAAACACTAAACAACCTGGTGGTAAAAGCGCCGGTATCGGGCCAGCTTTCAACGGTGGATGTGGAGGTAGGATCGAACATTAGCCAAGGGCAAAACATTGGTCAGATTGATGATTTGGACGGTTTTAAAATGCGCGTTGGCATCGATGAACACTACATCAGCCGTATTTTTGCCGGTCTGGGTGGCTCGTTTGAGTTCAACGGTAAAAACCATAAACTCCAGATTACGCGGGTTTATCCAGAGGTAAAAAACGGCCGCTTTGAAGTAGATATGATTTTCTCGGACGGTACGCCAACGGGTATCAAACGCGGCCAGTCGTCACCCATCCGGTTGGAACTGGGCAAGGCCGCTCAGGCTACGCTTCTGCCCGTCGGTGGTTTCTTCTCGGATACGGGCGGCAACTGGGTGTACGTCATTGAGCCATCGGGCAAACGGGCGGCGAAACGAAGCATTACACTGGGCCGTAAAAACCCGGAATTCTTCGAAGTGCTCGAAGGCTTGAAGCCAGGTGATCAGGTAATTACCAGCTCGTACGAGAATTTCGGTGACAATGAAGTATTGGAGTTTTAA
- a CDS encoding SusC/RagA family TonB-linked outer membrane protein, translating into MKKHRLLFSCVWSVFRIPLVPLTLSLGLADFANASENPGNTAPKATLSSIATATLADIAVTGVVTDEKGEGLPGVNVLIKGTTKGVTTDTQGQFKITVPDQSAVLVFSFVGFVTQEATVGSAAKFNIKLVANSETLGEVVVVGYGTQSRGTVTGAVGNVKADEIIRTPATTTSGALVGRVQGITARQADARPGASTSIQIRNMGTPLFVIDGITADAGQFNNLGINDIESISILKDGSAAIYGLRAANGVVLVTTKKGRAGQKTSINLSGYYGLQNFTRYPRPANAYQHVRGLAESDQNRGITTSITPEELEKWRVGTEKGFQSFDYYNMVMRPNVPQYYLNASASGGSESVNYYFSLSHLNQEALIKDYNFNRTNFQANIDASLTKHLRVGTQISGRIEDRFQTGVPGLDDYFNPFLSIFSMWPTERPYANDNPNYINQTHNVNVNPATYKKEITGTISEIWRAAKANFYAQYDFDFGLTVKGTYSYNFSNFDFDGFEYTYNAYTYDPKTDTYNVVPGGGNQNPWRERRKRNIVDRFAQLQVNYNKQFGSHGISALAAYERTDQDNKYMVVHTVPPNNYIPLMSFANQDLLIDEWNVQARAGYIGRINYNYKQRYLLEALGRYDGSFLFAPGKRYGFFPGASVGWRISEESFMKEKVPFINELKLRASYGRTGSDLLNDNFIVSPFSYLPGYNFLQGSAIFNGNYVIGLRPRGLPITTLSWVTNTSQNVGIDFAVLNSKLSGQFDIFERKRTGLPAARYDVLLPSEVGYTLPNDNLNSDTQRGLEGVLTYQGKVRDINFSISGNATFARLRNLQPYKPRFGNSWDEYRNSTVERWASTNWGYQVMGRFQSQQEISDYQIDNDGQGNRTMLPGDFIYKDVNGDGIINGMDERPIGYAEGANPYLSFGGSINLGYKGFTIQADFAGATLQSFRREVEMKIPFQNNGTSPDYMLEDRWHRTDPFNPDSPWVAGTYPATRKDFTSHVNFTRRSDFWTTNVRYIRLRNLELGYTLPVSLTKKFGVSNMKVYVNGTNMLTLDNVKQFGIDPEISSNGALVYPQQRLYNAGFNVTF; encoded by the coding sequence ATGAAAAAACATAGACTACTTTTTAGTTGTGTCTGGTCTGTTTTCAGAATTCCGCTCGTTCCACTGACGCTGAGTCTGGGTCTGGCTGACTTTGCCAATGCTTCCGAAAACCCGGGCAACACCGCTCCCAAAGCAACTTTAAGCAGCATCGCTACCGCTACTTTAGCTGACATTGCGGTCACAGGCGTAGTTACGGACGAAAAAGGGGAAGGTCTTCCCGGTGTGAACGTCCTGATAAAAGGAACTACAAAAGGGGTTACGACCGATACACAAGGGCAGTTTAAAATCACGGTACCTGACCAGAGTGCGGTGCTGGTTTTTAGTTTTGTTGGCTTTGTTACGCAGGAAGCTACCGTTGGCTCCGCTGCTAAATTTAACATCAAATTAGTAGCTAACAGCGAAACGCTCGGCGAGGTCGTTGTGGTTGGTTACGGTACGCAATCACGGGGAACGGTCACGGGGGCCGTTGGGAATGTGAAGGCGGATGAGATTATTCGTACACCTGCCACTACTACATCCGGTGCGTTGGTAGGTCGCGTGCAGGGGATTACCGCTCGCCAGGCCGACGCGCGTCCGGGTGCTTCTACGTCCATTCAGATTCGGAACATGGGTACGCCTCTGTTCGTTATTGACGGTATCACGGCAGACGCGGGTCAGTTCAACAATCTCGGTATCAACGATATTGAGAGCATCTCGATTCTGAAAGATGGTTCGGCGGCGATTTATGGTCTACGGGCAGCTAACGGGGTTGTTCTGGTAACGACGAAGAAAGGTCGGGCCGGTCAGAAAACGTCCATTAACCTTTCTGGTTATTACGGGTTGCAGAACTTCACGCGCTATCCGCGTCCGGCCAATGCGTACCAACACGTCCGGGGGCTGGCGGAGTCGGACCAAAACCGGGGCATTACAACGAGCATTACTCCCGAAGAATTGGAAAAATGGCGGGTTGGCACGGAAAAAGGATTCCAAAGCTTCGATTATTATAACATGGTTATGCGGCCCAACGTACCGCAGTACTACCTGAACGCCAGCGCCTCTGGTGGCTCCGAAAGCGTCAACTATTATTTCTCGCTTAGCCACCTAAACCAGGAAGCCCTGATCAAGGATTATAACTTTAATCGGACGAACTTTCAAGCCAACATCGACGCCAGCCTGACCAAACACTTGCGGGTGGGCACCCAGATCAGCGGTCGGATTGAAGACCGTTTTCAAACGGGTGTACCGGGCCTGGACGACTATTTCAACCCCTTCCTGAGTATCTTCTCCATGTGGCCAACGGAGCGTCCTTACGCCAATGACAATCCGAATTACATCAACCAGACTCACAACGTGAACGTAAACCCGGCAACGTATAAAAAGGAGATCACGGGAACGATCAGCGAAATCTGGCGGGCGGCCAAAGCCAACTTCTACGCGCAATACGATTTCGATTTTGGTCTGACAGTAAAAGGAACCTACTCCTATAACTTCTCCAATTTCGACTTCGATGGTTTTGAGTATACCTATAACGCCTACACGTACGACCCAAAAACGGACACATATAATGTTGTACCGGGCGGTGGGAACCAAAACCCCTGGCGGGAACGGCGTAAACGGAATATTGTAGACCGTTTCGCTCAGTTGCAAGTGAATTACAACAAACAGTTTGGATCGCATGGGATCTCGGCGCTGGCGGCGTACGAGCGCACGGATCAGGATAACAAATACATGGTTGTCCACACTGTACCGCCTAACAACTACATCCCGCTTATGTCTTTTGCAAACCAGGATTTATTAATCGACGAGTGGAACGTACAGGCCCGTGCCGGATATATTGGTCGGATTAATTACAATTACAAACAACGGTATCTGCTTGAAGCCTTAGGTCGTTACGATGGTTCGTTTTTGTTCGCGCCTGGCAAACGGTATGGTTTCTTCCCCGGCGCATCGGTCGGCTGGCGGATCAGCGAAGAGTCCTTCATGAAGGAAAAAGTTCCATTCATTAACGAGTTGAAACTGAGAGCTTCGTATGGGCGAACGGGTAGCGATCTGCTAAACGATAACTTTATTGTCTCTCCGTTCAGCTACTTACCGGGTTATAACTTCCTCCAGGGCAGCGCCATCTTCAATGGCAATTACGTTATCGGTCTGCGCCCCCGTGGTCTGCCCATCACAACGCTTTCGTGGGTGACCAATACGTCGCAAAATGTGGGGATTGATTTCGCCGTTCTGAACTCAAAGTTATCTGGCCAATTCGACATATTTGAGCGGAAACGGACGGGCTTACCTGCCGCCCGCTACGACGTGTTGCTGCCGAGCGAGGTAGGTTACACTTTGCCTAACGATAACTTGAATTCGGACACCCAGCGTGGTTTGGAAGGGGTACTGACCTACCAGGGAAAAGTACGGGACATCAATTTCTCCATTAGCGGTAACGCGACCTTCGCCCGGTTGAGAAACCTGCAACCCTACAAGCCTCGTTTCGGTAACTCCTGGGATGAATACCGCAATTCTACGGTCGAACGCTGGGCTAGCACCAACTGGGGTTACCAGGTAATGGGACGCTTTCAGTCGCAGCAGGAAATCAGCGACTACCAGATTGACAACGACGGACAAGGCAACCGGACCATGCTCCCCGGCGACTTCATCTACAAGGATGTCAACGGCGACGGCATCATCAATGGCATGGATGAACGCCCCATTGGTTATGCCGAGGGCGCTAACCCATACCTGAGCTTTGGAGGAAGCATTAACCTGGGTTACAAAGGATTCACGATCCAGGCCGATTTTGCCGGAGCCACACTGCAGTCATTCCGTCGGGAAGTGGAAATGAAGATTCCGTTCCAAAATAACGGAACCTCACCTGACTACATGCTCGAAGATCGCTGGCACCGGACCGATCCGTTCAACCCAGACAGTCCTTGGGTAGCGGGCACGTATCCGGCCACTCGGAAAGACTTCACCAGCCACGTCAACTTCACCCGCCGGAGCGATTTCTGGACGACCAACGTTCGCTACATCCGCCTGCGGAATCTAGAGCTGGGTTATACCCTGCCGGTATCGCTCACTAAGAAGTTCGGGGTATCGAACATGAAAGTATACGTCAACGGCACCAATATGCTGACGCTTGACAACGTGAAACAATTCGGTATTGATCCTGAAATTTCCTCGAACGGCGCGCTGGTTTACCCACAACAACGACTATACAACGCTGGCTTCAACGTAACGTTCTAA